A genomic segment from Lutzomyia longipalpis isolate SR_M1_2022 chromosome 3, ASM2433408v1 encodes:
- the LOC129792554 gene encoding talin-1 isoform X2, producing MATLSLRISLEGGRVTKTIQFDPSTTVFDACKIIRDKFADAVQGQPQEFGLFLADEDNRQGVWLEASRHLGHYFLHNHDILEYRRKLRTLRVRMLDGAVKTILVDDSHPVSQLMVVICTKIGITNHEEYGLVREETEKQNENLPDNKFSTLTLRRKVAEKDRDAKMESLRKKLKTDDEINWVEVGKTLREQGIDESETVLLRRKFFYSDQNIDSRDPVQLNLLYVQARDAILDGTHPVTQEKACEFAGIQAQIQFGDYNDKKHTTGFLDLKEFLPQSYVRVKNIERKIFAEHHKHLELSEIDAKVLYTKTARELPTYGVTFFLVKEKLSGKNKLVPRLLGVTKDSVLRLDEKTKEILKTWPLTTVRRWGASPNTFTLDFGDYADQYYSVQTTEAEQIVHLISGYIDIILKKKQSKDHFGIEGDEGSTMVEESVAPSKATFLQHETNKIGKINTESLAKPVIMRRSDGEKSYTHGDMTNVQYGAIVGQVNLAHQPPLSKEIRISSVLTEPQRALLGYISAGREELRRAQEELQTKVEIPDIGDDPHSIEWRENTLESSKQLVTTHIATMNAATAQVVTATQPDEIDHDAVGEAVTQITQSIPTVTKEVRLLAALMEDDNNGDRLLDATRRLCDAMSDLLKAAEPESKEPRQSLLNAASRVGEASTQVLSSIGEESPESRELHDMLLALAKAVANTTAALVLRAKSIAASVDDDDTRNKVIEAASQCALATSQLVACAKVVAPTLQNKACREQLEAAAREVAKAVNNLVAICNEATDNHQLRGDLMAAAQEVSRTLKELLEHINLNAREKARLVQDDYPVDNVLITTDKLVSSSDPQEMIKQAKILGQATARLIENIKGEANDQHDEELQHRLLAAAKQLADATARLLEAARVCSTHPHDTQNQEALRVAAEELRDITTTTANTPAMKRRLINRLEQSAKQAASAATQCISASQNAIQYSTDDQAKEQHLQDCRSTADAIPRLVMSVKNTIVHPDEPSFQLGLIEAAESFVDVGSNTVASARALQPSVSDFTASQKFSRTTINFSDAIHELRSSASRAREACGGQELESAIDAVNNLRNVLNDTRRSAQQNNLRPLPGETPESTAKQLSATSKHVGVAMSQLLSAVTQGNRLYAGAAGRDTALALGDFTKSVRGVAATNNNPIVINCADDVIISSVRVIEEAQRMLQNIGDPVILTKTARDVQMSLEKTVDCLPGQREVDDALKTINELSEVIAMGEFPPSNKSYGQLQIELKHAAENLNVAGGKIVQAHASPAQLASTSQDFSQAYKELLSVSLEMAGQSNEEIVRNNVVVSIRGVSRTSSALLFTAKSVAADPEQPNAKNQLAIAARAVTESINYLVDMCTSAAPGQKECDKAIRTIESLRPLLEHPKEPLNDMGYFDCFETATEKSASLGHAISEMINNAKASQYVEFGHSVNMVAESMRGLIESAAQSAYFVGISDPTSVAGRPGLVDQTQLQRVTQAIEQHCQVLCNPDATREQLISSLTTIAKQTTILCNISRNASTNTNNPVAKQQFIYAAKDVATATSALVQKSKNLEHNTATARQQCAEATHSLMDAVHSCRQFASSPEYISIPARISTEGYHAQEPILLAGRSVLDGVIDMVKTVKSLAVTPDDPPVWQQLAHQSKPVSESVKRLVDSIKEKAPGKVQCDQVLITLNACARDLDSTALSIGIQGLAPRRENNLQGFTCQTMNAASEITEKLDPVRAAAKRNAETLGHAVTQISRYAVPLTNSAIGACSHLIHSSQQITLLDQTKSVIEAASELIETAKEAGGNPRAVHYHQQLDECVTTTREALIELTTTVEKLSTENGVVTGLMEQISRSITRITDKRQSFLGTSGMDNFVDYQTRMVQSAKEIARLTNEVNAKASLDQSKLPQLCIDITHHYTQLAQDSIGASVNTTSPDIAIRIRNTVQELGHSISQLIQSTAGIRPDDAHALAEVSRNSRDVTEKVSQVLAALQAGSRGTQACINAANTVSGIIGDLDATIMFATAGTLHSDDDGTFADHREHILKTAKALVEDTKVLVAGAAGSQDQLATAAQNAVSTILQLAEAVKRGATSLGSGQPDSQVMVMNAVKDVAAALGELINATKLASGKSIHDSAMNDMKESARELRNLFEMSAKDVNTDITKGLSNPLSDLSL from the exons ATGGCCACGTTGTCACTAAGGATCAGTTTAGAGGGTGGACGTGTTACGAAGACAATCCAATTTGATCCAAGTACTACAGTATTTGATGCCTGTAAGATAATTCGAGATAAATTTGCCGATGCTGTGCAAGGGCAac CCCAAGAGTTTGGCCTGTTTTTGGCTGATGAAGACAATCGTCAAGGTGTTTGGTTGGAAGCTAGTCGTCATTTGGGACACTACTTCCTCCATAATCACGATATCCTCGAGTATCGACGCAAATTACGAACTTTGCGTGTGCGCATGTTGGATGGAGCTGTGAAGACGATTTTGGTAGATGACTCCCATCCAGTTTCACAGTTAATGGTGGTTATTTGTACAAAGATTGGCATAACAAATCACGAAGAGTACGGATTAGTTCGCGAAGAAACTGAgaagcaaaatgaaaatttgcccGATAATAAGTTCAGTACCCTGACTCTGCGTCGAAAAGTTGCGGAGAAAGATCGAGATGCTAAAATGGAgagtttgaggaaaaaattaaaaacagaCGATGAGATCAATTGGGTTGAAGTGGGAAAGACTCTGAGAGAGCAGGGCATTGATGAATCTGAAACAGTTCTTCTGAGACGAAAGTTCTTCTATTCTGATCAAAATATCGATTCTAGAGATCCTgttcaattgaatttactCTATGTACAAGCGAGAGATGCAATCCTTGATGGTACGCATCCTGTTACACAGGAGAAAGCCTGCGAATTTGCTGGTATTCAggcacaaattcaatttggtgACTACAACGATAAGAAGCACACAACTGGGTTCTTAGA cCTCAAGGAATTTCTGCCCCAGTCGTATGTTCGtgtaaagaatattgaaaggaaaatctttgctGAGCATCATAAGCATTTGGAGTTGTCTGAAATTGATGCTAAAGTCCTGTATACTAAAACAGCAAGAGAACTCCCAACGTATGGTGTAACATTTTTccttgtaaaagaaaaattaagcgGAAAGAATAAGCTAGTTCCAAGATTGTTGGGTGTTACGAAAGATTCGGTGTTGCGTCTAGATGAGAAAACAAAGGAAATTCTCAAAACGTGGCCACTCACAACGGTACGACGTTGGGGTGCATCACCAAATACGTTTACATTGGATTTTGGGGATTATGCCGATCAATACTACTCGGTGCAAACGACAGAAGCTGAGCAAATTGTCCACCTTATTTCGGGGTACATTgatattattttgaagaaaaagcaaAGTAAAGATCATTTTGGAATTGAGGGAGATGAAGGATCAACGATGGTGGAAGAGAGTGTTGCTCCATCAAA gGCAACGTTCCTTCAACATGAGACCAACAAAATTGGAAAGATTAATACAGAATCTTTGGCAAAACCAGTCATTATGCGCAGATCCGACG gaGAAAAATCCTATACACACGGAGATATGACCAATGTACAGTATGGAGCAATTGTTGGACAAGTCAACTTGGCTCATCAGCCACCACTG TCAAAGGAGATTCGTATTAGTTCGGTTCTAACGGAACCACAGCGAGCTCTTTTGGGATACATTTCGGCTGGACGCGAAGAATTGCGAAGGGCTCAAGAGGAGCTTCAGACGAAAGTGGAAATTCCCGACATTGGTGATGATCCACATTCAATTGAATGGCGCGAAAATACGCTGGAGTCCTCGAAGCAGCTTGTAACGACGCACATTGCAACAATGAATGCAGCAACAGCTCAAGTTGTAACGGCTACACAGCCAGATGAGATTGATCACGATGCAGTCGGTGAAGCTGTAACACAGATCACGCAGAGTATTCCGACTGTAACGAAGGAAGTTCGTCTCTTGGCTGCTCTCATGGAGGATGACAACAACGGTGATCGTCTTTTGGACGCTACTCGTCGCTTGTGTGATGCAATGAGTGATTTGCTGAAGGCTGCTGAGCCAGAGAGTAAGGAACCGCGACAGAGTCTGTTGAATGCTGCAAGTCGCGTTGGGGAAGCTAGTACGCAAGTACTCAGCTCAATTGGGGAAGAAAGTCCCGAAAGTCGTGAATTGCATGACATGTTGCTGGCATTAGCAAAAGCAGTGGCAAACACCACGGCTGCTCTTGTTCTACGGGCAAAGAGTATTGCTGCCAGTGTGGATGATGATGATACACGCAATAAGGTGATTGAGGCAGCAAGCCAATGCGCCCTTGCGACAAGTCAGTTGGTTGCTTGTGCAAAGGTTGTTGCTCCAACACTACAGAATAAGGCCTGTAGGGAGCAACTGGAGGCAGCAGCGCGTGAAGTAGCAAAGGCAGTAAACAACTTGGTAGCCATTTGCAATGAAGCCACGGATAATCATCAATTACGTGGTGATTTAATGGCAGCTGCACAGGAGGTGTCGCGAACGCTGAAAGAACTGTTGGAGCACATAAATTTGAATGCAAGAGAAAAAGCTCGATTGGTACAGGACGATTATCCCGTTGATAATGTCCTCATAACAACGGACAAATTGGTGTCTTCATCTGATCCCCAAGAAATGATCAAACAAGCCAAGATTCTTGGTCAAGCCACTGCAagattgattgaaaatattaaag GTGAAGCGAATGATCAACATGATGAAGAATTGCAACATCGTCTATTGGCTGCAGCTAAACAACTGGCTGATGCAACTGCCAGGCTTTTGGAAGCAGCACGGGTGTGCAGCACACATCCTCATGATACACAGAATCAAGAAGCTCTCCGTGTAGCCGCTGAGGAACTGCGTGACATTACAACAACAACAGCCAATACACCAGCAATGAAACGTCGTCTCATTAATCGTTTAGAGCAGTCTGCAAAACAAGCTGCATCTGCGGCAACTCAGTGCATTTCTGCTTCTCAAAATGCCATCCAGTACAGTACTGATGATCAAGCTAAAGAGCAACATTTGCAAGATTGTCGCTCCACAGCTGATGCCATACCACGTTTAGTGATGAGCGTTAAGAATACAATTGTTCACCCCGATGAGCCATCCTTCCAATTGGGGCTCATTGAGGCTGCGGAATCATTCGTAGATGTAGGCTCGAACACCGTAGCATCTGCTCGGGCTCTTCAACCATCAGTTTCAGACTTTACAGCATCGCAGAAATTTTCACGAACAACCATCAACTTCAGTGATGCCATACACGAATTGCGATCATCTGCATCACGAGCACGTGAAGCATGCGGTGGGCAAGAGCTCGAATCGGCTATTGATGCTGTGAATAACTTGCGGAATGTTCTCAATGATACGAGACGTTCAGCTCAGCAGAACAATCTGCGTCCTTTGCCTGGAGAGACACCTGAAAGTACGGCAAAGCAGCTTAGTGCAACGAGTAAACATGTTGGTGTGGCGATGTCGCAACTTCTATCGGCTGTTACGCAGGGCAATAGATTGTACGCGGGAGCAGCAGGTAGAGACACAGCTCTGGCTTTGGGTGACTTTACAAAAAGCGTCCGAGGAGTTGCAGCAACAAATAACAATCCAATTGTCATCAATTGCGCTGATGATGTTATCATTTCGTCTGTACGGGTAATTGAAGAAGCCCAGAGGATGCTCCAAAATATTGGAGATCCggttattttaaccaaaacAGCTCGAGATGTTCAGATGTCTCTTGAGAAGACAGTTGACTGCCTCCCAGGGCAACGAGAAGTTGATGATGCTCTGAAGACAATCAATGAGCTAAGTGAAGTTATTGCAATGGGTGAATTTCCGCCTTCTAACAAATCCTATGGGCAACTGCAAATAGAGCTGAAACATGCAGCGGAAAATTTGAATGTTGCTGGTGGGAAGATTGTTCAGGCTCATGCTAGTCCTGCACAGTTAGCAAGTACAAGTCAGGACTTCAGTCAGGCCTACAAGGAACTTCTGTCGGTGTCTCTTGAAATGGCTGGACAGtcaaatgaagaaattgtCCGGAATAACGTTGTTGTTTCCATTCGTGGTGTATCTAGAACATCATCAGCTCTTCTTTTCACCGCCAAATCCGTAGCAGCTGACCCTGAGCAACCTAATGCAAAGAATCAACTAGCAATTGCAGCTCGGGCCGTAACAGAGAGCATCAACTATCTCGTTGATATGTGTACATCTGCAGCTCCGGGCCAGAAAGAATGCGACAAGGCTATTCGAACAATTGAATCCCTTCGTCCACTCCTCGAGCATCCCAAGGAGCCACTCAATGACATGGGCTACTTTGATTGCTTCGAAACAGCCACCGAGAAGTCAGCAAGTCTCGGTCATGCAATAAGTGAGATGATTAACAATGCCAAAGCTTCGCAGTATGTTGAATTTGGACATTCAGTCAACATGGTGGCAGAATCAATGCGTGGCCTTATTGAGTCTGCTGCTCAGTCGGCTTACTTTGTTGGTATCAGTGATCCAACAAGTGTAGCCGGTCGACCAGGCCTCGTTGATCAGACTCAACTTCAGAGAGTCACTCAAGCGATTGAGCAGCATTGTCAAGTTTTATGCAATCCCGATGCAACACGTGAACAGCTCATTTCGTCACTCACAACCATTGCAAAACAGACGACAATTTTATGCAACATTTCAAG gaatGCAAGCACAAACACAAATAATCCCGTTGCTAAGCAGCAATTTATCTATGCTGCAAAGGACGTGGCTACTGCTACTTCAGCTTTAGTTCAGAAATCCAAGAATTTGGAGCACAATACTGCAACTGCTCGTCAACAATGTGCCGAAGCAACGCATTCTCTCATGGATGCTGTTCATTCTTGCCGTCAATTTGCATCATCCCCGGAGTATATTAGCATACCCGCACGTATATCAACAGAAGGGTATCATGCGCAGGAGCCAATACTCCTGGCAGGACGCTCCGTTCTCGATGGTGTCATAGATATGGTTAAAACGGTCAAGTCTCTTGCTGTAACACCCGATGATCCACCTGTTTGGCAGCAGTTGGCACACCAAAGTAAACCCGTGTCCGAAAGTGTAAAGAGACTCGTGGATAGTATTAAGGAGAAGGCTCCAGGGAAGGTGCAATGTGATCAGGTGTTGATCACACTAAATGCCTGCGCTCGGGATTTGGACTCAACTGCGCTATCAATTGGAATTCAGGGGCTTGCACCGAGACGTGAAAATAACCTACAGGGATTTACGTGCCAAACAATGAATGCAGCATCGGAAATTACGGAAAAGTTGGATCCTGTTCGTGCTGCAGCTAAGAGGAATGCCGAAACTTTGGGACATGCAGTAACCCAGATTTCTAGATACGCTGTGCCATTGACCAATAGTGCCATAGGAGCTTGCTCCCACCTAATACACTCTTCGCAACAAATTACCCTGTTGGATCAGACAAAGTCAGTCATTGAAGCTGCATCGGAGCTAATTGAGACAGCTAAGGAAGCTGGTGGGAATCCCCGTGCAGTACACTACCATCAACAACTGGATGAATGTGTAACAACAACGAGGGAAGCACTCATTGAACTCACTACAACTGTTGAGAAACTATCAACGGAAAATGGCGTTGTTACCGGTTTAATGGAACAAATTTCACGTTCAATCACACGAATCACCGATAAACGTCAATCCTTCCTTGGGACGAGTGGAATGGATAACTTTGTTGACTATCAAACACGTATGGTGCAGAGTGCAAAGGAAATCGCACGCTTGACAAATGAAGTGAATGCTAAGGCGAGTTTGGATCAGTCAAAGCTACCGCAGTTGTGTATTGATATCACGCACCACTACACCCAATTGGCACAAGATTCAATTGGTGCTTCAGTAAATACAACGTCTCCTGATATTGCAATCCGTATTAGGAACACCGTTCAAGAACTTGGGCATTCAATTTCGCAGTTAATTCAATCTACTGCTGGAATTCGTCCAGATGACGCCCATGCTCTTGCTGAAGTATCACGAAACTCGCGTGATGTCACGGAGAAAGTTTCTCAGGTCTTAGCAGCACTGCAGGCTGGCTCAAGAGGAACTCAGGCGTGTATCAATGCTGCAAATACAGTATCAGGCATCATTGGAGATCTCGATGCAACGATAATGTTTGCAACTGCTGGAACATTGCACAGTGATGATGATGGAACATTTGCTGATCATCGTGAACATATACTGAAAACTGCAAAGGCTCTGGTGGAGGATACAAAGGTACTCGTAGCTGGTGCTGCTGGATCTCAGGATCAACTCGCAACTGCAGCTCAAAATGCAGTTTCAACCATTT TACAACTTGCAGAAGCAGTTAAAAGGGGCGCAACTAGCTTGGGTTCAGGACAACCAGATTCACAAGTAATGGTAATGAATGCAGTTAAAGATGTAGCAGCAGCTCTTGGTGAATTGATAAATGCAACCAAATTGGCATCCGGGAAATCAATTCATGATTCAGCAATGAATGACATGAAAGAAAGTGCAAGG GAACTTAGAAACCTTTTTGAGATGTCTGCAAAAGATGTCAACACAGATATAACAAAAGGACTGTCCAACCCGTTGTCAGATTTATCactgtaa